Proteins found in one Candidatus Zixiibacteriota bacterium genomic segment:
- the purB gene encoding adenylosuccinate lyase, protein MIPRYTRPAMAALWSEANKFSVWLDIELLAAEKMAQMGIIPKGAPARMRQRARFNVRHIEKLEETTRHDVIAFLKDVGRHLGADERFLHYGLTSSDVVDTAQSVRMVRAGEILLDSLQAPIRRTASLARKNIDAPVAGRTHGVFAEPTSLGLKFALWHADLKRGRRRLKSAIHSMAVGKLSGSVGNFAHLDPRVEAHVCRKLKLRPAPISTQVLQRDRHAEYVFAVAVLGATCEKIAQEIRLLHRTEVGEVSEGFATGQRGSSSMPHKKNPIHCERICGLARVLRGHVQTALENVALWHERDITHSSAERVIIADATILLDYMLSLLDTILAGLRIDRSRARDNIRRLGGEMFSQRLLLKLSEQMGSRDRAYALVQRLALARDSEQGFEDRVRKNAPIRRYLNRDDLDTVFDFRPYLRRARAILKRALAAP, encoded by the coding sequence ATGATCCCACGATACACTCGCCCCGCCATGGCTGCCCTGTGGTCGGAGGCGAACAAATTCTCCGTCTGGCTTGACATCGAATTGCTGGCGGCCGAGAAAATGGCCCAGATGGGAATCATCCCCAAGGGGGCACCGGCGAGGATGCGCCAGCGCGCCCGCTTCAATGTCCGCCATATCGAAAAGCTGGAAGAGACCACGCGCCACGATGTGATTGCTTTCCTCAAGGACGTCGGCCGGCATCTGGGCGCAGACGAGCGATTTTTGCATTACGGTCTGACGTCGTCCGACGTCGTCGACACCGCACAATCGGTCCGAATGGTCCGCGCAGGGGAGATCCTGTTGGATTCTCTCCAGGCGCCCATTCGTCGGACCGCATCGCTGGCACGCAAGAATATCGATGCGCCGGTGGCGGGACGCACGCACGGGGTCTTTGCCGAGCCGACGTCGCTCGGACTGAAGTTCGCCCTGTGGCATGCGGATTTGAAGCGTGGCCGCCGACGGCTCAAGTCCGCCATCCACTCGATGGCCGTCGGCAAACTTTCGGGCTCGGTTGGTAACTTTGCGCACTTGGACCCGCGCGTCGAGGCCCATGTCTGCCGCAAGCTGAAGCTCCGGCCGGCGCCCATCTCAACGCAGGTTCTGCAAAGGGATCGTCACGCCGAATACGTCTTTGCCGTCGCGGTGCTCGGTGCGACCTGTGAGAAAATCGCCCAGGAGATTCGTCTCCTGCATCGGACCGAAGTCGGCGAAGTCAGCGAGGGATTCGCGACGGGACAGCGTGGATCATCGTCGATGCCGCATAAGAAAAACCCCATTCACTGCGAACGCATCTGCGGCCTGGCGCGTGTCCTGCGCGGACATGTGCAGACCGCCCTGGAGAATGTTGCCTTGTGGCACGAACGCGACATCACCCACTCCTCAGCCGAACGCGTCATCATCGCCGATGCGACCATCCTGCTGGATTACATGCTTTCGCTGCTGGACACGATATTGGCCGGATTGAGGATCGATCGATCGCGCGCACGGGACAACATCCGCCGATTGGGCGGAGAGATGTTTTCCCAGCGGCTGCTGCTGAAGCTCTCCGAACAGATGGGCTCGCGCGATCGCGCCTATGCGCTGGTCCAGAGACTGGCGCTGGCGAGGGACTCAGAGCAGGGATTCGAAGATCGAGTCCGGAAGAATGCGCCGATCCGCCGATACCTGAACCGTGATGATTTGGATACCGTGTTCGACTTTCGCCCCTACCTGCGACGTGCCCGCGCAATCCTCAAGCGCGCGCTGGCGGCGCCGTGA
- a CDS encoding phosphatidylserine decarboxylase: protein MARDGWWFVGPSAAVVLAGMSIGFAGGSWGWAVFALGTLAAVSFGFFFRDPERTIPADRDVILATADGRIVTVEQTDNGGYRIDTFLSVMDVHVNRAPVGGIVTQSIHRQGRFRAAFHQDAGADNERHDLTIESEYGTVRSAQIAGVLARRIVCRLRRNERVVAGQRIGIIKFGSRAQVLTPPGFETTVSLGDKVRAGETILARCMGHPRAAEVNS, encoded by the coding sequence ATGGCACGTGACGGTTGGTGGTTTGTCGGGCCGTCTGCGGCCGTCGTCCTCGCCGGGATGTCAATCGGCTTTGCCGGGGGCTCGTGGGGATGGGCGGTTTTCGCCCTGGGCACTTTGGCCGCCGTCTCATTCGGTTTTTTCTTTCGCGACCCGGAGAGAACTATCCCCGCCGATCGCGATGTGATCCTCGCGACCGCCGACGGGCGAATCGTCACGGTCGAACAAACGGACAATGGCGGGTATCGTATTGATACGTTCCTGTCGGTGATGGATGTCCATGTCAATCGCGCACCGGTCGGCGGCATCGTGACCCAAAGCATTCATCGTCAGGGCCGTTTTCGTGCCGCGTTCCATCAAGATGCCGGCGCCGACAACGAGCGGCATGACTTGACCATCGAAAGCGAGTATGGCACAGTGCGTTCGGCGCAAATCGCAGGGGTGCTGGCCCGAAGGATCGTTTGTCGCCTGCGGAGGAACGAACGAGTCGTGGCCGGACAACGCATCGGGATCATCAAGTTCGGATCCCGCGCACAGGTGTTGACACCGCCGGGTTTTGAGACGACCGTGAGTCTGGGCGACAAGGTGCGCGCCGGGGAAACGATCCTCGCGCGATGCATGGGCCATCCGCGTGCCGCGGAGGTGAACTCGTGA
- the pssA gene encoding CDP-diacylglycerol--serine O-phosphatidyltransferase: MRNIRGIFPGMFTVGNLFCGFLSILASMDGEALPACRFILLGFFLDGLDGIVARVSRGATRFGVELDSLADIVTFGLAPAILVYSFQLKALGRWGWVLGFVFVMCGAFRLARYNLGASSQARRNGFEGLPIPAAASLLVSYVMFSYDIWGDLHFVKFQIIMIIVTSGLMVSSIMYEDRPTSLRTAKDRLKFLFLFVAAIAAMIDLHRTFFPAVLLYVVAGVAREIYELILAGTGRSDRELSNVFIGRGKKEKTPFE; encoded by the coding sequence GTGAGAAACATACGCGGTATTTTCCCCGGCATGTTCACCGTCGGCAATCTGTTTTGCGGGTTCTTGTCGATTTTGGCTTCAATGGACGGTGAGGCGCTGCCCGCCTGCCGGTTTATCCTCCTGGGTTTCTTTCTTGACGGCCTCGATGGCATTGTGGCGCGGGTCTCGCGCGGCGCGACTCGTTTCGGAGTTGAACTCGATTCGCTTGCCGATATCGTCACATTCGGACTGGCGCCCGCGATTCTCGTTTACTCGTTCCAATTGAAGGCGTTGGGACGCTGGGGCTGGGTGCTCGGGTTTGTTTTCGTGATGTGCGGGGCGTTTCGCCTGGCGCGTTACAACCTGGGGGCCAGCTCGCAGGCCCGTCGCAATGGATTTGAAGGCCTGCCGATCCCTGCCGCGGCCAGTCTGTTGGTTTCCTATGTCATGTTCAGCTACGACATCTGGGGCGACCTGCACTTCGTGAAATTTCAGATTATCATGATCATCGTGACATCGGGCCTGATGGTCTCCAGCATCATGTACGAAGATCGTCCGACGAGTCTGCGGACAGCGAAAGACCGTCTGAAGTTCCTGTTTCTGTTCGTGGCGGCCATCGCGGCGATGATCGATCTGCACCGCACATTTTTCCCGGCGGTCCTGCTCTATGTCGTGGCGGGCGTCGCCCGTGAGATTTATGAACTCATCCTCGCCGGGACGGGTCGGTCCGACCGCGAACTCTCCAACGTATTCATTGGACGTGGCAAAAAGGAGAAGACCCCATTCGAGTGA
- the purS gene encoding phosphoribosylformylglycinamidine synthase subunit PurS yields the protein MRSQMVIDATVTVRLKDGVLDPQGRTILRSLGQVGFPEVSHVRTGRTFDIRLNAKDRRDAEARLRAMSEKLLANPVIEAFEVTVHA from the coding sequence ATGAGGAGTCAGATGGTCATCGACGCGACCGTCACGGTTAGACTTAAAGACGGAGTCCTGGATCCTCAGGGGCGGACCATCCTGCGTTCCCTGGGGCAGGTGGGATTCCCCGAGGTGTCGCATGTGCGAACCGGACGAACGTTCGACATCCGGTTGAACGCGAAAGACCGCCGGGATGCCGAGGCGCGACTGCGCGCCATGTCGGAGAAGCTCCTGGCCAATCCGGTGATTGAAGCGTTCGAGGTGACGGTGCACGCATGA
- the purQ gene encoding phosphoribosylformylglycinamidine synthase subunit PurQ: protein MRFGVVTFPGSNCDYDAYAALRHVIGAPVEFLWHADTDLHDVDCVILPGGFSYGDYLRAGAIARFAPVMKSVIRFAESEGYVWGICNGFQMLLEAGLLPGAMLRNASLRFSCRWIHLRVETTRTAYTQRCRPQQILRIPVAHAEGNYYADDVLLDDLESSGRVVFRYVDPRGTVDDASNPNGSARSIAGIINPGGNVLGMMPHPERAVEKILGSADGLALFESLMSADGPDRRSESAVVGQSLDQARV, encoded by the coding sequence ATGAGATTCGGTGTCGTCACATTCCCCGGCTCCAATTGCGACTACGATGCGTACGCCGCTCTCCGGCACGTCATCGGCGCGCCTGTCGAATTCCTGTGGCACGCCGACACCGATTTGCACGATGTCGATTGCGTCATCCTCCCGGGGGGATTCTCCTACGGCGACTATCTGCGGGCAGGCGCCATCGCACGATTCGCCCCGGTGATGAAGTCGGTGATCCGATTCGCTGAATCCGAAGGGTATGTCTGGGGAATCTGCAATGGATTTCAGATGCTGCTGGAGGCCGGATTGCTGCCCGGCGCGATGCTGCGCAATGCTTCGTTGCGCTTTTCCTGCCGCTGGATTCATCTCCGGGTCGAAACGACCCGAACGGCCTACACGCAACGGTGCCGTCCGCAGCAGATTCTGCGCATCCCGGTTGCGCACGCCGAGGGAAACTATTACGCCGATGACGTGCTCTTAGACGATTTGGAATCGTCCGGCCGTGTCGTGTTCCGCTATGTCGATCCGAGAGGCACGGTCGACGACGCATCCAACCCCAATGGCTCGGCGCGGTCCATCGCGGGCATCATCAATCCCGGCGGCAACGTGCTCGGCATGATGCCGCACCCCGAGCGCGCGGTCGAAAAAATCCTGGGCAGTGCCGATGGTTTGGCGCTCTTTGAATCGCTGATGTCGGCCGACGGACCCGACCGGCGATCGGAATCCGCTGTTGTCGGCCAATCGCTCGATCAGGCACGGGTGTGA
- a CDS encoding DUF4321 domain-containing protein yields MKSRELTFLIVGMILAAIAGGLIGDVAGSFLPDGTMKTLFQTHIKIGIGRTVGLDTVEPLSINLYAVSFLFGLTFRINLVSVLFVLLLFIYFRWWYL; encoded by the coding sequence GTGAAATCTCGCGAACTGACGTTTTTGATCGTCGGCATGATTCTCGCCGCCATTGCCGGAGGGCTGATCGGCGACGTCGCGGGATCGTTCCTGCCCGACGGCACCATGAAGACGCTGTTTCAAACTCACATCAAAATCGGGATCGGGCGCACTGTGGGACTCGACACGGTTGAACCGCTGAGCATCAATCTCTATGCGGTTTCGTTTCTGTTCGGGCTGACCTTTCGGATCAATTTGGTCAGTGTTTTGTTCGTCCTGTTGTTATTCATTTACTTCCGTTGGTGGTACTTGTAG
- a CDS encoding twin-arginine translocase TatA/TatE family subunit, with the protein MLGGIGAQELLLIFLVVLLLFGARRIPDIAQGLGKGVREFKKAMSDTKTELERSLDETKPPPSDRNKNGTTPSA; encoded by the coding sequence ATGCTCGGTGGCATCGGCGCACAAGAATTGCTTCTGATCTTCCTGGTCGTGTTGCTGTTGTTCGGCGCGCGGCGCATTCCCGACATCGCCCAGGGGCTGGGCAAGGGAGTCCGGGAGTTCAAAAAAGCGATGAGCGACACCAAAACCGAACTGGAGCGCTCCTTAGACGAGACCAAACCGCCTCCGAGCGACCGAAACAAAAACGGGACGACTCCGTCTGCATGA
- a CDS encoding serine/threonine-protein kinase, whose amino-acid sequence MEKRKRSGPKLRMHESPLARRYGPYLLCGLITLLVTVLYLDNHRLFATVELAIQDVMVGASRNDVATNGVVIVNIDDEAVNKLGPWPWDAERVGYIVGMLNEYRPKAIGLDLELPTEFASDPAGNLFLAEMVRQSGRVVVPMSFTLARRDTEDDRSWTGTVPPGNVARSSLVAFDDARRLLDMPYLEGVRVTFPYSELCDAAWSMGHVNSWQDVDGIVRRDPIVVRYAGDYYPSMPLQLARAAMSVDRTQVKIVPGQGITLSSKTIPTDDAGLSLIDFRGPSGNVPSISAARVLEGEAPVDLIAEKIVIVGVTATGYGTGLETGIDVGMARTEKIAQVTANIVSGRFVDTLSLSTILDILVMILIGVFCAAVLPRVTLMYRVITLVLMAFVFLNLNFVLYSSFKLLTQTVFPTLEIVLFLAFAAFIRPVATDAVPVGKAARTAGPQFSVSSDDLPHAIAKPVTHTPNSARSSSGSVPVRNLDREVSPQIISGLEKTSTQLPATPTPPRAASQSSPSIPPVSVPPKTGEDVPEIVSPVAMDDSAVFGTHQPLADIPDSSDPQPRDLMEVTPQPMGLSDSDPRTAEIRTRPSREVLIKQLGRYEILGILGEGAMGTVYKGKDPAIDRLVALKTIRAGIGADPEHAAELRERLVREAKAAGKLSHPNIVTIYDVGAEGELNYIAMEYLEGYTLEQVVRKKVQLNYRIAARILVQVCEALEYAHTSGIVHRDIKPANIMVLDNFKIKVTDFGIARFDSPHMSMTQTGIAVGTPQYIAPELLRGEEIDRRCDIFSLGVVAYELLTHRRPFIGENISQLIYAITQTNPDPPTKVDPNIPGLFDVIVNKALAKDRHTRYQTAKEFGNALRAFVDEIAGSKSFRI is encoded by the coding sequence ATGGAAAAGCGCAAGCGATCGGGACCGAAGCTGCGGATGCACGAGAGTCCCCTGGCACGCCGCTATGGGCCGTACCTGCTCTGCGGGCTGATCACCCTCCTGGTGACGGTCCTCTACCTCGACAATCATCGACTGTTTGCGACGGTGGAACTGGCCATCCAGGACGTAATGGTCGGCGCCAGCCGCAACGACGTCGCCACCAACGGCGTCGTGATCGTCAATATCGACGACGAGGCGGTCAACAAACTGGGACCCTGGCCATGGGATGCCGAACGGGTGGGATACATCGTCGGCATGTTGAACGAGTACCGGCCGAAAGCCATCGGTCTGGATCTGGAACTGCCGACCGAGTTTGCCTCCGACCCTGCCGGGAATCTGTTCCTGGCAGAGATGGTGCGCCAATCGGGGCGCGTTGTAGTGCCGATGAGTTTTACGCTGGCCCGCCGCGACACCGAAGACGACCGCTCCTGGACCGGCACTGTGCCGCCCGGGAATGTGGCCCGCTCCAGTCTGGTGGCGTTCGATGACGCACGCCGTCTGCTGGATATGCCGTATCTCGAGGGCGTGCGCGTTACATTCCCCTATTCGGAGCTTTGTGACGCCGCCTGGAGCATGGGGCATGTCAACTCGTGGCAGGATGTCGATGGAATCGTCCGGCGCGACCCGATTGTCGTGCGGTATGCCGGGGACTATTACCCGTCGATGCCATTGCAACTGGCTCGGGCCGCCATGAGCGTCGACCGCACGCAGGTGAAGATTGTGCCGGGTCAGGGGATCACTCTTTCCAGCAAGACGATACCGACCGACGACGCCGGGCTGTCGCTCATCGATTTTCGCGGACCGTCGGGCAATGTCCCGTCGATCTCAGCCGCGCGCGTACTGGAAGGCGAGGCCCCGGTCGACCTGATCGCCGAGAAGATCGTGATCGTGGGTGTCACGGCGACCGGTTACGGCACGGGGCTGGAGACCGGGATCGATGTTGGCATGGCGCGCACTGAGAAAATCGCCCAAGTAACGGCGAACATCGTCTCGGGACGCTTCGTCGACACGCTCTCGCTGTCGACGATTCTGGATATCCTGGTCATGATTCTCATCGGTGTCTTCTGCGCGGCCGTCTTGCCGCGCGTAACGCTCATGTATCGCGTCATCACCCTGGTGCTGATGGCGTTCGTCTTCCTGAACTTGAATTTCGTGCTGTACAGTTCTTTTAAGTTGCTGACGCAGACTGTGTTTCCGACGCTGGAGATCGTGTTGTTCCTGGCGTTTGCGGCCTTCATTCGGCCGGTGGCAACAGATGCCGTGCCGGTCGGCAAGGCCGCGCGCACGGCGGGACCGCAATTTTCGGTATCGTCAGACGATCTCCCGCACGCCATCGCCAAACCTGTGACGCACACTCCGAATTCAGCTCGGTCCAGTTCGGGCAGCGTGCCGGTCCGCAATCTCGACCGTGAGGTCTCACCGCAGATTATCAGCGGATTGGAGAAAACGTCAACGCAACTGCCGGCAACGCCGACACCGCCGCGCGCCGCGTCACAGTCGTCTCCGTCCATTCCGCCGGTTTCGGTACCGCCGAAAACCGGTGAAGACGTGCCGGAGATCGTTTCGCCGGTTGCGATGGACGACAGCGCCGTGTTTGGCACGCATCAGCCGCTGGCGGACATTCCCGATTCGTCCGATCCGCAACCGCGCGATCTGATGGAAGTGACGCCGCAGCCGATGGGCCTCTCCGACAGCGACCCGCGCACAGCCGAGATCCGCACGCGTCCCTCGCGCGAAGTTCTGATCAAACAACTGGGCCGATATGAGATTCTGGGAATCCTCGGCGAGGGCGCGATGGGCACGGTCTACAAAGGCAAAGACCCCGCGATCGACCGCCTCGTCGCGCTGAAGACCATTCGCGCCGGTATCGGCGCCGATCCGGAGCACGCCGCCGAGTTACGCGAGCGTCTGGTGCGCGAGGCCAAGGCCGCCGGCAAGCTGTCGCACCCGAATATCGTGACGATCTACGACGTCGGCGCCGAGGGTGAACTCAACTATATCGCGATGGAGTATCTGGAGGGGTATACGCTCGAACAGGTCGTGCGCAAGAAGGTCCAACTCAATTATCGTATCGCCGCGCGCATACTGGTCCAGGTCTGCGAGGCGCTCGAGTACGCGCACACGTCGGGGATCGTCCATCGCGACATCAAACCGGCCAACATCATGGTCCTGGACAACTTCAAGATCAAAGTGACCGACTTCGGGATCGCCCGGTTCGATTCACCGCACATGTCGATGACCCAGACCGGGATCGCGGTCGGTACGCCGCAATACATCGCCCCGGAGCTGCTGCGCGGCGAAGAGATCGACCGCCGCTGCGACATCTTCAGCCTGGGCGTTGTCGCCTATGAATTGCTGACACATCGTCGCCCGTTTATCGGCGAGAACATCTCGCAATTGATCTATGCCATCACGCAGACCAACCCCGATCCGCCCACCAAGGTCGATCCGAACATCCCCGGCCTCTTCGACGTGATCGTCAACAAGGCGCTCGCCAAGGACCGTCACACGCGATACCAGACCGCCAAGGAGTTCGGCAACGCCCTCCGTGCCTTCGTCGACGAGATCGCCGGCTCCAAGTCGTTCCGGATTTAG
- a CDS encoding FHA domain-containing protein yields MTEIIVRYEDKVIERVITEKRRITIGRTSDNDIVLDNRGVSRKHALIEIGPQNAVLIDNESLNGTFVNNRRVEEEILHEGDVVTIGKYTLTLQPQSASETKVSDLDGTMVLNTKRQRDRIEQDKRYREVVSRSGGVAVLLGEGDTDIEEVQLGTSTVTFGKAPFCNVRVRGWFVPDIQAKITPQDGRYRLSNVGHHNKTRVNGEPVDEVFLKNADLVQIGRSVFRFVSGGTA; encoded by the coding sequence ATGACCGAGATCATCGTCCGCTATGAGGACAAAGTCATCGAACGCGTGATCACCGAAAAGCGCCGCATCACCATCGGGCGCACGTCGGACAACGACATCGTGCTGGATAACCGTGGCGTCTCGCGCAAGCACGCGCTGATTGAAATCGGACCTCAGAATGCGGTCCTGATCGACAACGAATCGCTCAACGGTACGTTCGTCAACAATCGTCGCGTCGAAGAGGAAATCCTGCACGAAGGCGATGTGGTCACCATCGGCAAGTACACGCTGACATTACAGCCGCAATCGGCATCCGAGACGAAAGTCTCCGACCTCGACGGTACGATGGTACTGAACACCAAACGACAACGCGATCGCATCGAGCAGGACAAGCGCTATCGCGAGGTCGTGTCACGCTCCGGCGGCGTCGCAGTGCTCTTGGGCGAGGGCGACACCGATATCGAAGAAGTCCAACTCGGAACCTCGACCGTGACATTCGGCAAGGCGCCGTTCTGCAATGTCCGGGTGCGCGGCTGGTTTGTACCCGACATTCAGGCCAAGATCACGCCGCAGGACGGGCGTTATCGGCTGTCCAACGTCGGTCACCACAACAAGACCCGGGTCAACGGCGAGCCGGTGGATGAAGTCTTTTTGAAGAATGCGGATTTGGTCCAAATCGGCCGCTCTGTCTTCCGCTTCGTCTCCGGGGGAACCGCGTAG
- the dusB gene encoding tRNA dihydrouridine synthase DusB has translation MRIGNLTLEGRVLLGPMAGVTDTPFRRICRRFGAALVYTEFLSSDGLVLRQANQAHKLLLADDEHPVAYQLFGANTELFARAAAVIMENGPDLIDLNFGCPVKKVVKGNAGAAVLRDLNRLEAIVRAVVESVPVPVTIKMRAGWDADSLVYQEAAERAISAGAMAVTLHARTRADGNWGPTYHRGACWEWIADLKRNVTTVPVIGNGDVDSPESAARMLDETGCDAVMVARAAIGAPWIFAQINKYLETGEHLPEPSIHDRLGVALHNLREKIAESGHERGAVFHMRRQMAAYIKGLPGGGRLRSALMTAESFQSVRALFADYMNRRRDDWTDDDDWLSEYLPFDRGWMPVRRVGAAAR, from the coding sequence ATGCGGATCGGAAACTTGACGCTGGAGGGACGGGTGTTGTTGGGGCCGATGGCTGGGGTAACCGATACGCCGTTTCGGCGCATTTGTCGCCGGTTTGGGGCGGCGTTGGTGTACACTGAGTTTCTGTCAAGCGATGGCTTGGTCTTACGACAGGCGAATCAGGCACACAAACTCTTGCTGGCCGATGATGAGCATCCCGTTGCCTACCAATTGTTTGGAGCCAACACCGAACTGTTTGCTCGGGCGGCTGCCGTCATCATGGAAAACGGCCCCGACCTGATCGATCTGAACTTCGGCTGTCCGGTCAAGAAAGTGGTCAAAGGAAACGCTGGAGCGGCTGTCCTGCGCGACCTGAACCGCCTGGAGGCGATCGTGCGAGCGGTCGTCGAATCAGTGCCCGTGCCGGTCACCATCAAGATGAGAGCCGGATGGGATGCGGATTCACTTGTTTATCAGGAAGCGGCAGAACGCGCCATTTCGGCGGGGGCAATGGCCGTCACGCTCCACGCGCGCACACGCGCGGACGGCAACTGGGGACCCACCTATCACCGCGGCGCATGCTGGGAATGGATTGCGGACTTGAAGAGAAATGTCACAACTGTCCCCGTCATCGGCAACGGCGACGTCGATTCGCCGGAATCGGCCGCGCGCATGCTTGACGAAACCGGTTGCGATGCCGTCATGGTAGCGCGCGCGGCGATCGGCGCGCCGTGGATATTTGCCCAGATCAACAAGTACCTCGAAACCGGCGAGCATTTGCCGGAGCCGTCGATACACGACCGGCTGGGCGTGGCATTACACAATCTGCGGGAGAAGATTGCCGAGTCGGGACACGAGCGCGGCGCGGTGTTCCATATGCGCCGACAGATGGCGGCTTACATCAAGGGGCTGCCCGGCGGTGGACGGCTCCGCTCGGCGCTCATGACCGCCGAATCATTTCAGTCCGTGCGCGCACTCTTCGCCGACTATATGAACCGGCGCCGCGATGACTGGACGGACGACGATGACTGGCTCAGCGAGTATCTGCCTTTCGATCGCGGCTGGATGCCGGTTCGCCGTGTCGGGGCGGCCGCCAGATGA
- the larC gene encoding nickel pincer cofactor biosynthesis protein LarC, producing the protein MKSLYIDGQAGAAGDMLLGALIDLGVDPNRIIGTLRPIVSDHFDIHVETVSRCGINARRVHVEVSGNTEHRHLSQVVAGLDKGSLSANVRQRAENVYRRLAEAEAHVHNSTPENVHFHEVGADDAVIDIVGVLCGIEWLGVNSVYCEPLVLGSGVGTSAHGPIHYPAPATLQLLKDKPTRMVSGLGETTTPTGAAILAEIAEFTDSVLIVPERIGYGAGTRELPDRPNLLRATLGAVPAWTQSDTLWLCASDIDNTRPEVFEWVEQKMRDAGAVDVTLVDVGMKKGRHGVRVEALCDSSTRAAITDILLSETGTLGVRWHSVVRSKLPRTVETVGTPWGPIRVKVAHTTLGPRGIPEYDDCRLAAAASGVPLIAIMEEVSRRFAESRAAANHHAEG; encoded by the coding sequence ATGAAGTCTCTTTACATTGATGGGCAGGCGGGCGCGGCCGGGGACATGCTGCTCGGCGCTCTGATCGATTTGGGGGTCGATCCGAATCGTATCATCGGGACATTGCGGCCGATCGTTTCCGACCATTTCGACATTCATGTGGAGACAGTCAGTCGCTGCGGCATCAATGCCAGGCGCGTGCATGTCGAGGTTTCCGGCAACACCGAACATCGTCACCTGTCGCAGGTTGTTGCCGGGCTTGATAAGGGATCGTTAAGTGCCAATGTGCGACAGCGCGCCGAGAATGTCTATCGGCGCCTGGCAGAGGCGGAGGCACACGTCCACAATTCCACGCCGGAGAACGTGCACTTTCACGAGGTCGGCGCCGACGACGCCGTCATCGATATCGTCGGTGTCCTGTGCGGAATCGAATGGCTGGGTGTCAATTCGGTTTATTGCGAGCCCCTTGTCTTGGGCAGTGGCGTCGGCACATCGGCACACGGGCCGATCCACTATCCCGCGCCGGCCACACTGCAACTGCTGAAGGATAAGCCGACGCGCATGGTGTCCGGACTGGGGGAGACGACAACGCCGACCGGAGCTGCCATCCTGGCCGAAATCGCCGAGTTTACTGACAGCGTCTTAATCGTTCCCGAACGCATCGGTTATGGCGCCGGGACACGAGAGCTGCCGGATCGTCCCAATCTGCTTCGCGCCACACTGGGCGCAGTTCCCGCATGGACCCAATCCGACACCTTGTGGTTGTGCGCCTCCGATATCGACAACACCCGCCCGGAGGTTTTCGAATGGGTCGAGCAGAAAATGCGCGACGCCGGCGCTGTAGATGTCACACTCGTCGACGTCGGCATGAAAAAGGGGCGTCACGGCGTGCGTGTCGAAGCGCTCTGCGATTCGTCGACGCGCGCCGCCATTACCGATATTCTGTTGTCGGAGACGGGGACACTCGGTGTGCGCTGGCACAGCGTGGTCCGTTCCAAGCTCCCGCGCACGGTCGAGACGGTGGGCACGCCATGGGGACCGATCCGTGTCAAGGTTGCGCACACAACACTTGGCCCACGGGGAATCCCCGAATACGACGACTGCCGTCTGGCGGCTGCCGCCAGCGGCGTGCCCTTGATCGCGATCATGGAAGAGGTCTCGCGCCGGTTTGCCGAGAGTCGTGCCGCCGCCAACCACCACGCGGAAGGATAG